One Dasania marina DSM 21967 DNA segment encodes these proteins:
- the asd gene encoding aspartate-semialdehyde dehydrogenase, which yields MNRVGFVGWRGMVGSVLMERMMAEGDFADINEPVFFTTSNVGGAGPDIGRVIAPLKDANDIAALQSMDVIVSCQGGDYTKAVFGPLREAGWQGYWIDAASSLRMADDALIILDPVNMNVIKDGLANGVKNFIGGNCTVSLMLMAMGGLFREGLVQWTTAMTYQAASGAGAQNMRELISQMGAIEAGVAEQLADPASAILEIDRKVAATMRGADFPTANFGAPLAGSLLPWIDTQLDNGQSREEWKGQAETNKILGSSAQPVPVDGLCVRVGAMRCHSQALTIKLTKNVPMDEIHSILASANDWVKVVPNEREASLQQLTPTAVTGTLQVPIGRLRKMNMGPEYLSAFTVGDQLLWGAAEPVRRMLRILLEA from the coding sequence ATGAATAGAGTAGGTTTTGTAGGTTGGCGTGGCATGGTCGGTTCCGTATTAATGGAACGTATGATGGCTGAAGGCGATTTTGCTGATATCAACGAACCGGTATTTTTCACCACCTCCAACGTAGGTGGCGCGGGCCCGGACATAGGTCGTGTTATAGCGCCGTTAAAAGATGCCAACGATATTGCTGCATTACAAAGCATGGATGTCATTGTTTCTTGTCAGGGTGGCGATTACACCAAGGCCGTATTTGGACCCTTGCGTGAGGCTGGCTGGCAGGGGTATTGGATAGATGCGGCTTCTAGCTTGCGCATGGCTGACGACGCGCTGATCATCCTAGACCCCGTTAATATGAACGTGATTAAAGACGGCCTAGCCAACGGCGTAAAAAACTTTATTGGCGGTAACTGTACCGTGAGCTTAATGCTAATGGCCATGGGCGGCTTGTTCCGCGAAGGCTTGGTGCAGTGGACAACGGCCATGACTTACCAAGCCGCTAGCGGTGCCGGCGCCCAAAATATGCGTGAGTTAATCTCGCAAATGGGTGCCATAGAAGCCGGCGTTGCCGAGCAACTGGCTGACCCTGCCAGTGCTATTTTAGAGATAGATCGCAAAGTGGCTGCCACTATGCGCGGTGCTGATTTCCCCACCGCCAACTTTGGTGCGCCTTTAGCGGGCAGCTTATTACCGTGGATAGATACGCAATTAGACAATGGCCAAAGCCGCGAAGAGTGGAAGGGTCAAGCGGAAACCAACAAAATATTGGGTTCATCGGCGCAGCCTGTACCCGTTGATGGTCTCTGTGTACGGGTGGGTGCTATGCGCTGCCACAGCCAGGCTTTAACGATAAAACTGACTAAGAATGTACCCATGGATGAGATACACTCCATCTTGGCGTCGGCTAACGATTGGGTAAAAGTAGTGCCCAATGAGCGCGAGGCCAGCTTGCAGCAGCTAACGCCTACGGCGGTAACCGGCACCTTGCAGGTACCTATAGGCCGTTTGCGCAAAATGAATATGGGCCCTGAATATTTGTCAGCCTTTACCGTAGGTGACCAATTGCTATGGGGTGCTGCTGAGCCTGTGCGCCGTATGCTGCGTATTTTGTTAGAGGCATAA
- the leuD gene encoding 3-isopropylmalate dehydratase small subunit, with the protein MQKFTIETGIAAPMDRANVDTDMIIPKQFLKSIKRTGFGPNLFDELRYTDEGAPGKDCATRPLNKEFPLNFARYQGASVLLAKENFGCGSSREHAPWALDDYGFRAVIAPSFADIFYNNCFKNGLLPIVLSDEVVEQLFAEMYAQEGYQLTVDLEQQQVRTPSGEAFSFEVEGYRKDCLLNGLDDIGVTLQDADAIKAFEAKWQQQSPWLFAKS; encoded by the coding sequence ATGCAAAAATTTACAATAGAAACCGGTATTGCCGCACCCATGGATAGAGCCAATGTGGATACCGATATGATTATCCCCAAGCAGTTCTTGAAATCGATTAAGCGTACCGGCTTTGGCCCTAACTTATTTGATGAATTACGTTACACCGATGAAGGTGCGCCGGGCAAAGATTGCGCAACGCGGCCGTTAAACAAGGAATTTCCGCTTAATTTCGCCCGCTACCAAGGCGCCAGTGTTTTGTTGGCCAAGGAAAATTTTGGTTGTGGCTCTAGCCGCGAGCACGCACCTTGGGCGCTGGATGATTACGGTTTTCGTGCGGTAATCGCCCCCAGTTTTGCCGATATTTTTTATAATAACTGCTTTAAAAATGGTTTGCTGCCCATCGTGTTAAGTGATGAAGTTGTCGAGCAATTATTTGCCGAGATGTATGCGCAAGAGGGCTACCAATTAACGGTGGACCTAGAGCAGCAGCAAGTTCGCACTCCCAGTGGTGAGGCTTTTTCTTTTGAGGTTGAGGGCTACCGCAAAGACTGTTTGTTAAATGGCTTGGATGATATAGGCGTTACTTTACAAGATGCCGACGCCATCAAGGCTTTCGAAGCTAAGTGGCAGCAACAATCACCTTGGTTATTTGCCAAATCATAA
- the trpB gene encoding tryptophan synthase subunit beta: MPDSDGHFGIYGGKFVSETLMAALTELTESYEKLSKDADFQAEFDKDLAHYVGRPSPLYHAERWSRELGGAQIYLKREDLNHTGAHKINNTVGQALLAKYSGKTRIIAETGAGQHGVASATIAARLGMECVVYMGEEDVRRQALNVYRMKLLGATVVPVTSGSKTLKDAMNEAMRDWVTNVDNTFYIIGSAAGPHPYPKLVRDFQSVIGREAREQSLAMTGKLPDALVACVGGGSNAIGLFHPFLSDASVAMYGVEAGGHGVETGQHAAPLSTGKPGVLHGNRTYLMQDEDGQILHTHSISAGLDYPGVGPEHSWLKDIERVNYVTINDDEALAAFHHLTRIEGIMPALESSHALAYAEKLVKTLSPEQTIIVNLSGRGDKDIHTVAELDGISF, from the coding sequence ATGCCCGATAGCGATGGCCACTTCGGTATTTATGGTGGCAAGTTTGTATCGGAAACGCTAATGGCAGCGTTAACCGAGCTGACCGAGAGTTATGAAAAATTATCTAAAGATGCTGATTTCCAAGCAGAATTCGATAAAGACTTAGCCCACTATGTAGGCCGACCTTCGCCGTTGTATCACGCCGAACGTTGGAGTCGCGAATTGGGTGGCGCACAAATTTATTTAAAGCGTGAAGATCTCAACCACACCGGCGCACACAAAATAAACAACACCGTAGGCCAGGCCTTATTGGCCAAGTACTCCGGTAAAACCCGCATTATCGCTGAAACCGGCGCCGGCCAGCACGGCGTTGCCTCAGCCACCATCGCTGCGCGTTTGGGCATGGAATGCGTGGTGTATATGGGTGAAGAAGATGTACGCAGGCAGGCCTTAAATGTTTATCGCATGAAATTATTGGGCGCCACGGTGGTGCCGGTTACTTCTGGCTCTAAAACGTTAAAAGATGCCATGAACGAAGCCATGCGCGATTGGGTCACCAATGTCGACAATACCTTTTATATTATAGGCTCTGCCGCTGGCCCTCATCCTTACCCCAAATTAGTACGCGATTTTCAATCGGTGATAGGCCGTGAAGCGCGTGAGCAATCGTTAGCCATGACCGGTAAATTACCCGATGCTCTGGTAGCTTGTGTAGGCGGTGGCTCTAACGCCATCGGTTTATTTCACCCCTTTTTGAGCGACGCTAGCGTTGCCATGTATGGGGTAGAGGCTGGCGGTCATGGTGTGGAAACGGGCCAGCATGCAGCGCCGCTTAGTACGGGTAAGCCCGGCGTGTTGCACGGTAACCGCACTTATTTAATGCAAGATGAAGATGGCCAGATTTTACATACCCATTCAATATCAGCCGGCTTAGATTATCCCGGTGTGGGCCCTGAGCACTCGTGGTTAAAAGATATAGAACGGGTAAACTACGTAACTATTAATGACGACGAGGCCCTAGCGGCTTTCCATCATCTAACGCGCATAGAGGGCATAATGCCGGCGTTGGAGTCCAGTCACGCGCTGGCCTATGCTGAGAAGTTGGTTAAGACCCTTAGCCCCGAACAAACTATAATCGTCAATCTTTCTGGCCGTGGTGATAAAGATATACACACCGTGGCAGAGTTAGACGGCATTTCATTTTAA
- a CDS encoding FimV/HubP family polar landmark protein — MMVRKKLAVVVAALGALQTDVASALGLGELSLSSALNQPLEAEIRLLDTGELDATQVLVKLGAREDFDRAGVSRDFFLSNLKFKVEVNENGHGVIKINTRENVIEPYLDFIIEARWPSGRILREYTVLLDLPTYSAVPAPTVTASAVTSAAKIADSKVMVPAPKRAVPPQPRSTGSSSRESLRQGTLKPGESYRVRRDETLWEIAAKSRPTPNTSVQQSMLGIQRANPEAFINGNINRLKAGYVLRIPTQNQIADISDNLATKEVANQNRAWKTGEQAPSLLTEAPLDASATTAKTDKAAAADARLSIAGSGSSDKAGSDGVGSNANGSAALSEELAVAAEDLEKTKRHNDELAGRLSDMEAKMATLQRLLELKEDQLAALQSSKGQPVTSAEPAKTQAAAVPKAEPSFVDQLLSPLNLGIAGGLIALAAIVALLRRRKQADQEQEMASAFAEPEAEDLDELSLGDEDLGAELDEQLDDSDIDLAEANVGDFAIEEEMEAVVEEPAPVQSETGDAIAEADIYIAYGRFQQAMDLLKTAHSQEPQRSDILVKLLEVCLEARDKPSFQEFYVKLQALGDESAVIQVKEMLSSIDGVADWLDDLPSTALDISDADMDAELIDGDESEESLELESVDLGLDDDDLELDLELDLEGDDLEDLSESRTMQFDTSLLDQQLGADSAEEDGAALELDEGELDLELELDESGLDEALAGLSLEDELEPLDDDSLDLDLADFEAELESDDAPTVDKLELEEEHDLAADLELAVDLESTDSETEQEPELEALNFSADLDDLNADLDSGLDSDLDLESLSLDEDSDSFSAELDGDDFELSEELSALDSELELTEQPATGEKSADEGDLPADPSEELVSLDEDLTEEDLVEQLDEAVSDLGADAQRLDLDLTETNESFDEPVTVDEDDDEFDFLSDTDEVATKLDLARAYIDMGDTDGAKDILDEVVQEGSDEQKQEASALLERV, encoded by the coding sequence ATGATGGTGCGTAAAAAGCTTGCGGTAGTGGTAGCGGCATTGGGGGCATTGCAAACTGATGTAGCCAGTGCATTAGGGCTAGGAGAGCTCAGCCTGAGTTCTGCTCTAAACCAGCCGTTAGAGGCCGAAATCAGATTATTAGATACCGGTGAGCTAGACGCTACACAGGTGCTGGTAAAGCTTGGGGCCAGGGAAGACTTTGACCGTGCCGGTGTTAGCCGCGACTTCTTCCTCTCCAACTTAAAGTTTAAGGTAGAGGTGAATGAAAACGGTCACGGCGTGATTAAGATCAACACCCGTGAAAACGTTATTGAGCCTTACCTAGATTTTATTATTGAAGCTCGCTGGCCCAGTGGCCGCATATTGCGAGAATACACCGTTTTATTGGACTTACCCACTTACAGTGCAGTACCGGCTCCGACAGTGACCGCATCGGCAGTGACTAGCGCGGCTAAAATTGCTGATAGTAAGGTTATGGTACCCGCCCCAAAGCGTGCAGTGCCCCCACAGCCTCGTTCAACGGGCAGCTCTAGCCGGGAGAGTCTTAGGCAAGGCACCTTAAAACCGGGCGAAAGTTATCGTGTGCGTCGCGATGAAACCTTATGGGAAATCGCCGCTAAAAGCCGCCCCACGCCTAATACCTCTGTGCAGCAATCCATGCTGGGCATACAGCGTGCTAACCCTGAAGCTTTTATCAATGGCAATATTAACCGCTTAAAAGCGGGTTATGTATTGCGCATACCTACCCAAAATCAAATAGCAGACATTTCCGATAATTTGGCCACCAAAGAAGTGGCTAATCAGAATCGTGCTTGGAAAACCGGTGAACAAGCGCCATCGTTGCTGACCGAGGCGCCCTTGGATGCTTCGGCAACCACGGCTAAAACGGATAAAGCGGCTGCTGCTGATGCCCGTTTAAGTATTGCAGGTTCAGGTAGTAGTGATAAAGCAGGTAGCGACGGGGTGGGTAGTAATGCTAACGGCTCTGCCGCACTTAGCGAAGAACTAGCGGTAGCGGCAGAAGATTTAGAAAAAACCAAGCGCCACAATGACGAGCTCGCTGGGCGTTTAAGTGATATGGAAGCCAAAATGGCAACCTTACAGCGTTTGTTGGAGCTAAAAGAAGATCAGTTAGCGGCCTTACAATCCAGCAAAGGCCAGCCAGTCACTAGTGCTGAGCCTGCTAAGACACAAGCTGCCGCCGTTCCTAAAGCAGAGCCAAGTTTTGTTGATCAGCTATTAAGCCCACTCAATTTAGGGATTGCCGGTGGCTTAATCGCTTTGGCCGCTATTGTTGCGCTACTGCGTCGCCGTAAGCAGGCTGACCAAGAGCAGGAGATGGCCTCGGCCTTTGCTGAGCCAGAAGCAGAGGATTTAGATGAGTTATCCCTAGGTGATGAAGACTTAGGTGCAGAGCTAGATGAGCAGCTGGATGATAGCGATATCGACTTGGCAGAAGCCAATGTTGGTGACTTTGCCATCGAAGAGGAAATGGAAGCGGTGGTTGAAGAGCCTGCACCGGTGCAATCGGAAACGGGCGATGCTATTGCTGAGGCGGATATTTATATCGCCTATGGTCGTTTTCAGCAGGCTATGGATTTATTAAAAACCGCCCACAGCCAAGAGCCTCAACGCTCAGATATTTTAGTTAAGTTGTTGGAAGTGTGTTTGGAAGCTAGAGATAAGCCATCCTTCCAAGAGTTTTACGTCAAGTTGCAGGCCCTGGGTGACGAGTCTGCGGTTATTCAAGTGAAAGAAATGTTATCTAGCATCGATGGCGTTGCTGATTGGTTGGATGATTTACCCTCAACAGCCTTAGATATTAGCGATGCAGATATGGATGCTGAGCTTATCGATGGCGATGAATCTGAAGAGTCCTTGGAGTTAGAATCTGTTGACCTGGGTTTAGATGACGATGATCTCGAGCTGGACTTAGAGTTGGATTTAGAGGGTGACGACTTAGAGGATTTATCAGAAAGTCGCACTATGCAGTTCGATACCTCCTTGCTGGACCAGCAGTTAGGTGCTGATAGCGCTGAAGAGGATGGCGCTGCACTGGAATTGGATGAAGGTGAGCTGGACTTAGAGCTAGAGCTAGACGAAAGTGGGCTGGATGAAGCCTTGGCTGGTTTATCGCTGGAAGATGAATTAGAGCCGCTGGATGACGATAGTTTGGATCTAGATCTAGCCGATTTTGAGGCTGAGTTGGAGTCAGATGATGCACCTACTGTCGATAAGCTGGAGCTAGAGGAAGAGCACGACTTGGCGGCTGACTTAGAGTTGGCGGTGGACTTAGAATCTACTGATTCGGAAACAGAGCAAGAGCCCGAGTTGGAAGCGTTAAATTTTAGCGCTGATCTTGATGATCTCAACGCTGATTTAGATTCAGGCTTGGATTCTGATTTGGATTTAGAATCGCTCAGTCTTGATGAAGATAGCGATTCTTTTAGTGCAGAATTAGATGGCGATGATTTTGAATTATCCGAAGAGTTATCGGCTCTGGATAGTGAGCTAGAACTAACTGAGCAGCCCGCTACTGGCGAGAAATCCGCCGATGAGGGTGACTTGCCAGCCGACCCTAGCGAAGAGCTAGTCAGCTTAGATGAAGATTTGACTGAAGAAGACTTGGTCGAGCAGTTAGATGAGGCGGTGTCGGATCTGGGTGCCGACGCTCAACGTTTAGATCTAGATCTGACCGAAACCAACGAAAGTTTCGATGAGCCGGTGACAGTTGATGAGGATGACGATGAGTTTGATTTCTTATCTGATACCGATGAGGTAGCGACTAAATTGGACCTGGCTAGAGCCTACATCGATATGGGTGATACCGACGGCGCCAAAGATATACTGGACGAAGTCGTGCAGGAAGGTAGTGACGAGCAAAAGCAAGAGGCCAGTGCTTTGCTAGAGCGCGTCTAA
- a CDS encoding phosphoribosylanthranilate isomerase, with product MVVFLEASFWAWRNNVQRTRIKICGITSKQDAQLAIAAGADAIGLVFYAASPRAVDIAQAQVICQALPPFVTVVALVVNPEQDFVTELIAKVPVDLLQFHGDEPAEFCQQFGKPYLKAIRMRPELDLAACFDQYAGASALLLDAYRKDVPGGTGECFDWARIPAQRPMPIVLAGGLAAGNVGAAIKQVAPYAVDVSGGVEAQPGRKNSAKITAFIRAVNSANRADKL from the coding sequence ATGGTCGTTTTTTTAGAAGCATCCTTTTGGGCTTGGCGTAATAACGTGCAACGTACTCGAATAAAGATCTGCGGCATCACCTCTAAGCAAGATGCACAGCTAGCGATAGCGGCGGGTGCCGATGCTATAGGTTTGGTGTTTTATGCTGCCAGCCCAAGAGCCGTGGATATAGCGCAAGCACAAGTAATCTGTCAGGCCTTGCCCCCATTTGTTACAGTTGTGGCCTTGGTGGTTAACCCAGAGCAAGATTTTGTGACGGAGCTGATAGCCAAAGTACCGGTAGACTTATTGCAGTTTCACGGTGATGAGCCGGCAGAATTTTGCCAACAGTTTGGCAAGCCCTATCTGAAAGCCATAAGAATGCGGCCAGAGCTGGACTTAGCAGCCTGCTTTGACCAGTACGCAGGCGCTAGCGCACTGCTACTAGATGCCTATCGCAAAGACGTACCGGGCGGCACCGGCGAGTGTTTTGATTGGGCACGTATACCGGCACAGCGGCCCATGCCCATAGTCTTGGCGGGTGGTTTAGCGGCAGGTAATGTCGGCGCAGCCATAAAACAGGTCGCGCCGTATGCGGTAGATGTTAGCGGTGGTGTAGAGGCGCAACCTGGCCGCAAAAACAGCGCTAAAATAACGGCCTTTATACGGGCAGTAAACAGCGCCAACCGCGCTGATAAATTATGA
- the leuC gene encoding 3-isopropylmalate dehydratase large subunit produces the protein MSATTKTLYDKLWDSHLVKQRDDGSALIYIDRQLVHEVTSPQAFEGLRLAGRPLWRVDANLATPDHNVPSDVTERAGGIAGIVDEISRIQVQTLDDNCESFGVTEFKINDVRQGIVHVVGPEQGATLPGMTVVCGDSHTATHGALGALAHGIGTSEVEHVMASQCLVQKKMKNMLVKVDGKLGFGVTPKDVVLAVIGKIGTSGGNGHAIEFGGEVFRNMSIEGRMTVCNMAIEAGARVGMVAVDDKTIDYVKGRPFAPTDAQWDAAVAQWRTLHSDEGAHFDTVVELNADDIIPQVTWGTSPEMVVAVNQTVPAPSDFSEPVKQTAAKRALEYMGLTAGMAITDIKLDKVFIGSCTNSRIEDLRAAAAVVKGRKKADSVIQALVVPGSGLVKKQAEEEGLDKIFIEAGLEWRDPSCSMCLAMNSDKLGAGEHCASTSNRNFEGRQGFGGRTHLVSPEMAAAAAIAGHFVDVRDMMRAEA, from the coding sequence ATGTCTGCAACAACAAAGACTCTTTATGACAAATTGTGGGATTCCCACCTAGTTAAACAGCGTGATGACGGCTCGGCGCTTATTTATATCGATCGCCAGCTAGTGCACGAAGTCACCTCGCCGCAGGCCTTTGAAGGCTTGCGCTTGGCCGGCCGCCCCTTGTGGCGTGTCGATGCCAACTTGGCAACGCCCGATCATAATGTGCCTTCCGATGTAACTGAACGCGCGGGTGGCATCGCTGGCATAGTGGACGAGATCTCACGCATACAGGTGCAAACCCTAGATGATAACTGCGAGAGCTTTGGTGTTACCGAGTTTAAAATCAACGATGTGCGCCAAGGCATAGTGCATGTGGTTGGCCCCGAGCAGGGCGCAACCTTGCCCGGCATGACCGTGGTGTGTGGCGACTCTCATACTGCTACCCATGGTGCCTTAGGTGCCTTGGCCCACGGCATAGGGACTTCTGAGGTTGAGCACGTGATGGCCAGCCAGTGCCTAGTGCAGAAAAAAATGAAAAACATGTTGGTTAAGGTCGATGGCAAATTAGGTTTTGGCGTCACTCCTAAAGATGTGGTGTTGGCTGTGATTGGTAAAATTGGCACCTCTGGTGGCAACGGCCACGCCATAGAATTTGGCGGTGAAGTGTTTCGCAACATGTCTATAGAAGGCCGCATGACGGTGTGTAATATGGCCATAGAAGCTGGTGCTCGTGTGGGCATGGTAGCGGTAGATGACAAAACAATTGATTATGTTAAAGGCCGGCCTTTTGCGCCTACCGATGCACAGTGGGATGCCGCCGTTGCCCAGTGGCGCACCTTGCACAGCGATGAGGGTGCGCACTTTGATACCGTGGTCGAATTAAACGCCGATGACATTATTCCGCAGGTGACCTGGGGTACTTCGCCAGAGATGGTGGTGGCGGTTAACCAAACCGTACCCGCCCCCAGCGACTTTAGCGAGCCGGTAAAACAGACTGCCGCTAAGCGCGCCCTCGAATATATGGGGCTTACTGCAGGCATGGCGATTACCGATATTAAATTGGATAAAGTCTTTATAGGTTCATGCACCAACTCGCGTATAGAAGATTTACGCGCTGCTGCTGCGGTGGTTAAAGGTCGTAAAAAAGCTGATAGCGTGATTCAAGCTTTGGTCGTGCCTGGCTCAGGTTTAGTAAAAAAGCAGGCGGAAGAAGAGGGCTTGGATAAAATCTTTATCGAGGCTGGTTTGGAATGGCGTGACCCCAGCTGCTCCATGTGCTTGGCGATGAACTCCGATAAGTTAGGTGCCGGTGAGCATTGTGCCTCTACCTCTAACCGTAACTTTGAAGGGCGCCAAGGCTTCGGCGGCCGCACCCATTTGGTTAGTCCTGAAATGGCCGCGGCCGCTGCAATTGCAGGCCACTTTGTTGATGTACGCGACATGATGCGCGCGGAGGCTTAA
- the truA gene encoding tRNA pseudouridine(38-40) synthase TruA, whose translation MSLPEYETINPGDRVAVAISYDGSAYHGWQSQLKPQVPTVQEGLEQALSFVANGPIKVHCAGRTDSGVHASHQLVHFESPVARSEKAWVQGGNTRLPAGIAIHWAKPVAEDFHARFSATARRYRYVILNDTVRPALLANGVTFASRPLNAERMHAEAQCLLGELDFTSFRAVACQANSPMRNVHFIRVYRRQQLVIIDIQANAFLYHMVRNIAGALMDVGVGKQPAGWLQEILLAKDRSLSSATASPKGLYLVDVAYPQHFNLPPVAVGPYFVPAD comes from the coding sequence ATGAGTTTGCCAGAGTACGAAACCATTAACCCCGGCGATAGAGTGGCGGTAGCTATTAGCTATGACGGTAGCGCCTATCACGGTTGGCAAAGTCAGCTGAAGCCGCAGGTGCCCACCGTGCAAGAGGGTTTGGAACAAGCCTTAAGTTTCGTCGCCAATGGCCCCATCAAGGTGCATTGTGCCGGCCGCACCGATAGTGGTGTGCATGCCAGCCATCAGCTGGTTCACTTTGAAAGCCCGGTAGCGCGCAGCGAAAAAGCGTGGGTGCAAGGAGGTAATACCCGCTTGCCTGCAGGTATAGCCATACATTGGGCTAAGCCTGTGGCCGAGGATTTCCACGCCCGTTTTAGTGCTACGGCTAGGCGTTATCGCTATGTGATCTTAAACGATACAGTTAGGCCGGCCTTGCTGGCTAATGGCGTTACCTTTGCGAGCCGGCCGTTGAATGCCGAGCGTATGCATGCGGAGGCGCAATGTCTGTTGGGTGAATTGGATTTCACCTCTTTTAGGGCGGTAGCCTGCCAAGCCAATAGCCCAATGCGCAATGTCCATTTTATACGGGTGTATCGCCGCCAGCAGCTGGTAATTATCGATATACAGGCCAATGCTTTTTTGTATCACATGGTGCGCAATATTGCCGGCGCCTTAATGGACGTGGGCGTGGGTAAGCAGCCGGCGGGCTGGTTACAAGAGATTTTGCTGGCTAAAGATCGCAGTTTATCCAGCGCCACGGCGTCACCCAAGGGTTTGTATTTGGTGGATGTGGCGTATCCCCAGCACTTTAATTTACCCCCGGTGGCGGTGGGGCCGTACTTTGTTCCGGCCGATTGA
- the leuB gene encoding 3-isopropylmalate dehydrogenase codes for MSKKVLLIAGDGIGPEISVEAKRVLDIINQQFDLGIEYDEALLGGAAIDATGVPLPDETLAKAKACDAILFGAIGGPKWDNIDREIRPEKGLLGLRSGLELFGNLRPAILYPQLADASSLKPEVVSGLDILIVRELTGGIYFGEPRGIRTLENGEREGYNTYKYNETEIRRIAKVAFEAAKKRGGKLCSVDKANVLEATVLWREIVQDMAKDYPEVELSHMYVDNAAMQLVRAPKQFDVIVTGNLFGDILSDAAAMLTGSIGMLPSASLDKNGRGMYEPCHGSAPDIAGQGKANPLAMVLSAAMMLRYSLGATAAADAIEAAVGKVLDQGYRTPDIYTEGTKLVSTSEMGDALVAALTE; via the coding sequence GTGTCTAAAAAAGTTTTATTGATTGCCGGTGACGGTATAGGCCCAGAGATTAGTGTTGAGGCCAAGCGTGTGCTCGATATTATTAATCAACAATTTGATTTAGGTATCGAATACGATGAGGCACTATTGGGCGGTGCTGCTATTGATGCCACGGGTGTGCCATTACCTGATGAAACTTTAGCGAAAGCAAAAGCTTGTGATGCCATTCTGTTTGGCGCTATAGGCGGCCCCAAGTGGGATAACATCGATCGTGAAATACGGCCAGAAAAAGGCCTGTTAGGTTTGCGCTCGGGCTTAGAGTTGTTTGGCAATTTGCGGCCTGCGATTTTATATCCGCAATTAGCCGATGCCTCATCGCTAAAGCCGGAAGTGGTTTCCGGTTTAGATATTTTAATCGTGCGGGAATTAACCGGCGGTATTTATTTTGGTGAGCCTCGCGGCATACGCACTTTAGAAAATGGTGAGCGCGAAGGCTATAACACTTACAAATACAACGAAACAGAAATACGTCGCATCGCCAAAGTGGCCTTTGAGGCGGCGAAAAAGCGCGGCGGCAAGCTGTGCTCTGTTGACAAAGCCAATGTGTTAGAAGCGACAGTACTGTGGCGTGAAATCGTCCAAGACATGGCCAAGGACTACCCCGAGGTAGAACTTAGCCATATGTATGTGGATAACGCCGCTATGCAATTAGTGCGTGCACCCAAGCAGTTTGACGTGATCGTTACCGGCAATTTATTTGGTGATATATTGTCAGATGCGGCGGCCATGCTCACCGGCTCTATAGGCATGCTGCCTTCGGCCTCACTGGATAAAAACGGTCGCGGCATGTATGAACCCTGTCACGGTTCGGCACCCGATATTGCGGGTCAGGGTAAGGCTAATCCCTTAGCTATGGTACTATCGGCTGCCATGATGTTGCGTTACTCCTTAGGGGCAACGGCGGCGGCGGATGCTATAGAAGCGGCAGTGGGTAAGGTTTTGGATCAGGGTTATCGCACACCGGATATTTATACTGAAGGTACCAAGCTGGTTTCTACCAGTGAGATGGGCGATGCCCTAGTGGCTGCTTTAACTGAATAG
- the trpA gene encoding tryptophan synthase subunit alpha: MSRIAGCFEKLQQQGRKALIPYIVAGDPSQELTVPLMHKLVEQGANIIEIGVPFSDPMAEGPVIQLAHERALESHTGLRGILAMVTTFRETNNDTPVVLMGYANPVEHMGYQAFASAAHEAGVDGVLTVDIPPEEATPLNTELKKFAIDHIFLIAPTTDEQRIKQIAALATGFVYFVSLKGVTGAGHLDTAMVERKLTKIKAHTSLPIGVGFGIKDADTAAAIAKLAEGVVVGSALVDAVHQQVQKNTDEQTLLNTATQIIADMRLAIDAV; encoded by the coding sequence TTGAGTCGTATTGCAGGCTGTTTTGAAAAGCTACAGCAACAAGGTCGCAAAGCCTTAATTCCCTATATTGTTGCGGGTGACCCCAGCCAAGAACTGACTGTGCCTTTAATGCATAAGTTGGTTGAGCAGGGTGCGAATATTATAGAAATAGGCGTGCCGTTCTCTGATCCTATGGCCGAAGGCCCAGTGATACAGTTGGCCCATGAGCGCGCCCTAGAAAGTCACACGGGTTTGCGTGGCATATTGGCCATGGTAACAACGTTTAGAGAAACCAATAACGATACCCCCGTGGTGTTAATGGGCTATGCTAATCCAGTAGAGCATATGGGTTATCAAGCTTTTGCCAGCGCCGCCCATGAGGCAGGTGTTGACGGGGTGTTGACGGTAGATATTCCGCCCGAAGAAGCTACGCCACTCAATACCGAACTAAAAAAATTCGCTATTGATCATATATTCTTAATTGCACCGACCACCGATGAGCAGCGCATTAAGCAAATTGCCGCGTTGGCCACGGGTTTTGTTTATTTTGTTTCCCTTAAAGGGGTGACTGGCGCAGGCCATTTGGACACCGCTATGGTTGAGCGAAAACTGACGAAAATAAAGGCCCATACTTCGCTGCCCATAGGTGTAGGTTTTGGTATTAAAGATGCCGATACCGCCGCGGCGATTGCTAAGCTAGCCGAAGGTGTGGTGGTAGGCAGTGCCTTGGTAGATGCGGTGCATCAACAAGTGCAGAAAAACACTGACGAACAAACACTATTAAATACAGCGACACAAATTATTGCTGATATGCGCTTAGCTATAGATGCGGTTTAA